A single region of the Kwoniella botswanensis chromosome 1, complete sequence genome encodes:
- a CDS encoding NADH-ubiquinone oxidoreductase 23 kDa subunit, mitochondrial, with amino-acid sequence MPRPVLPLLRPILSSSLPTPLPISRSIHSSSRVLLATPAGRNPFAPRNTGPKHITPGPIKTPNPRETTTADAASEGSRHGNDQSVGTGVADQWPDYSKGPSALDKASQLFFFTEIVRGMWIVLEQFFRPPYTIMYPFEKGPLSPRFRGEHALRRYPNGEERCIACKLCEAICPAQAITIESEAREDGSRRTTRYDLDMTKCIYCGFCQEACPVDAIVETQNAEYSTETREELLYNKEKLLSNGDKAEAEIAANLQADHFYR; translated from the exons ATGCCTCGACCCGTCTTACCACTCCTCCGACCTatcctctcctcttcactccccactcctcttcccatctcccGATCTATTCACTCTTCATCCAGGGTTCTGTTAGCCACTCCAGCTGGACGTAATCCATTCGCCCCCCGAAATACAGGACCCAAACATATCACACCTGGACCTATAAAAACTCCCAACCCGCGTGAAACTACCACCGCCGATGCAGCTTCGGAGGGATCAAGACATGGTAATGATCAATCTGTCGGCACGGGCGTAGCGGATCAATGGCCTGATTATTCCAAAGGGCCAAGTGCGTTGGATAAAGCGAGTCAATTATTCTTCTTTACCGAGATCGTGAGGG GTATGTGGATCGTGTTGGAGCAATTCTTCAGACCACCATATACCATCATGTACCCATTTGAGAAAGGTCCATTGTCACCTCGATTCAGAGGTGAACACGCTTTGAGAAGATACCCCAATGGTGAAGAGAGATGTATCG CTTGTAAGCTTTGTGAAGCCATCTGTCCCGCTCAGGCTATCACCATCGAATCTGAAGCtcgagaagatggatcgaggAGAACTACCCGATATG ACCTTGATATGACGAAATGTATATACTGTGGATTCTGTCAAGAAGCTTGTCCTGTAGATGCTATTGTTGAGA CCCAAAACGCTGAATACTCGACGGAAACTCGAGAAGAACTCTTATATAACAAAGAGAAGTTGTTATCAAATGGTGATAaggctgaagctgagatcgCTGCTAACCTTCAAGCTGATCAC TTCTACCGATAA